A single window of Tiliqua scincoides isolate rTilSci1 chromosome 10, rTilSci1.hap2, whole genome shotgun sequence DNA harbors:
- the LOC136661447 gene encoding inositol-trisphosphate 3-kinase C-like, with amino-acid sequence MRLDVAAAAGGAGARPAGQAPLPGSSAEGAEAGEQNKPWRKLKDMVHWSPCVVSFRKRCPWVQLAGHAGNFKAGDFGRVLKKFCPSEQQCLERLVQDVLQPYVPAYHGLVEQDGETYIQMEDLLAGFDAPSIMDCKMGVRTYLEEELEKAREQPCPRRDMYEKMVAVDPAAPTPEEHAQCGVLKPRYMQWRETLSSTTTLGFRIEGIRKADGTCNTSFKTTRQPEEVVQAAWDFVDGDRSVLVSYLGRLNEVRLALEQSEFFKAHEVVGSSLLFVHDRTGLARVWMIDFGKTVPLPAQRTLTHRLPWVEGNHEDGYLWGLDNLITILENMLKE; translated from the exons ATGCGCTTGGACGTAGCAGCCGCGGCGGGAGGAGCCGGTGCGCGGCCTGCCGGGCAGGCCCCGCTCCCGGGCTCCAGCGCAGAGGGGGCCGAGGCTGGCGAGCAG AACAAGCCATGGCGGAAGCTGAAGGACATGGTGCACTGGTCACCCTGCGTGGTCTCCTTCCGGAAACGCTGCCCTTGGGTGCAGCTGGCTGGTCATGCAG gcAACTTCAAGGCTGGGGACTTTGGTCGCGTCCTGAAGAAGTTCTGCCCCAGTGAGCAGCAGTGCCTGGAGCGCCTGGTGCAGGACGTGCTCCAGCCGTATGTCCCAGCCTACCACGGCCTGGTGGAGCAGGACGGCGAGACGTACATCCAGATGGAGGACCTGCTGGCCGGCTTCGATGCCCCCTCAATCATGGACTGCAAGATGGGGGTCAG GACCTACCTtgaggaggagctggagaaggcCAGGGAGCAGCCCTGTCCCCGCAGGGACATGTATGAGAAGATGGTGGCTGTAGACCCAGCGGCTCCCACGCCAGAGGAGCACGCACAGTGCGGGGTCCTGAAGCCGCGCTACATGCAGTGGCGAGAGACGCTCAGCTCCACCACCACACTTGGCTTCCGCATCGAGGGCAtcagg AAAGCAGACGGCACTTGCAACACCAGCTTCAAGACGACGCGGCAGCCAGAAGAAGTGGTGCAGGCGGCCTGGGACTTCGTGGACGGCGACAGGAGCGTGCTG GTGAGCTACCTCGGGCGGCTAAATGAAGTGAGGCTGGCCTTGGAACAGTCCGAGTTCTTTAAGGCGCATGAG gtggtgggcagctcCCTGCTTTTTGTCCACGACCGGACGGGGCTGGCTCGGGTCTGGATGATTGACTTTGGCAAGACGGTGCCGCTACCTGCACAACGGACGCTGACGCACCGGCTGCCGTGGGTGGAGGGGAACCACGAGGATGGCTACCTGTGGGGCTTGGACAACCTCATCACCATCTTGGAGAACATGCTGAAGGAGTGA
- the ACTMAP gene encoding actin maturation protease isoform X1: MSGPPPPPPPPPPPGPSGAKLLKAALEQARPGEQDGLRALLRRRRASFSEHLKWLLFNTPLPSLIQEGPQCGLVALWMAGALLHLPEAISLEKIVQVALEKGYTAQGEMFSAANMAKLATEVFPCRVELLSGGLEGQNHDRILQHLGASLPVLIPYDEDSNHEPCFRSGHKAHWAVVSGALLGLKSHLQLPTCQEDEEIPGLFHASPRFSDLPLNAVVETYLLSKQGKSCRYQLWSYSQVHESNAQLTDFSPKRAADGKVYIVPAGGVQEGLCGKAVLLWPAAPKCTQHP; the protein is encoded by the exons ATGAGCggcccaccgccgccgccgccgcctccccctcCGCCCGGGCCTTCCGGGGCGAAGCTGCTCAAGGCGGCGCTGGAGCAGGCGCGCCCCGGGGAGCAGGACGGCCTGCGGGCGCTGCTGAGGCGCAGGCGGGCCAG CTTCAGTGAGCACTTGAAGTGGCTTCTCTTCAACACCCCACTGCCGTCCCTGATCCAGGAGGGGCCCCA ATGTGGTCTGGTGGCCCTTTGGATGGCAGGTGCTCTGCTCCACCTGCCTGAGGCTATTTCTTTGGAAAAGATTGTGCAGGTGGCCTTGGAGAAGGGATATACGGCCCAAGGGGAGATGTTCTCAG CTGCCAACATGGCCAAACTTGCTACGGAGGTGTTCCCTTGCCGAGTGGAGTTGCTCTCTGGAGGTCTGGAGGGACAGAACCACGACAGGATCCTTCAGCATCTTGgtgccagcctgcctgtgctTATACC CTATGATGAGGATTCTAACCATGAGCCCTGTTTCCGGAGTGGCCACAAGGCTCACTGGGCTGTTGTCTCAG GGGCTCTCCTTGGGTTGAAGAGCCACCTCCAGCTTCCAACCTGCCAGGAAGATGAGGAGATCCCAGGACTCTTTCATGCCAGTCCTCGATTCTCAGACCTCCCCCTTAATGCTGTGGTTGAGACTTACCTGCTCTCCAAACAAGGCAAGAGCTGCCGCTATCAACTCTGGAGCTACAGCCAAGTGCATGAGAGCAATGCCCAGCTGACAGACTTCAGCCCCAAACGGGCAGCTGATGGCAAGGTCTACATTGTGCCAGCAGGGGGGGTGCAGGAGGGGCTGTGCGGCAAGGCAGTGCTGCTGTGGCCAGCTGCCCCCAAGTGTACACAGCACCCGTGA
- the ACTMAP gene encoding actin maturation protease isoform X2, translated as MSGPPPPPPPPPPPGPSGAKLLKAALEQARPGEQDGLRALLRRRRARCGLVALWMAGALLHLPEAISLEKIVQVALEKGYTAQGEMFSAANMAKLATEVFPCRVELLSGGLEGQNHDRILQHLGASLPVLIPYDEDSNHEPCFRSGHKAHWAVVSGALLGLKSHLQLPTCQEDEEIPGLFHASPRFSDLPLNAVVETYLLSKQGKSCRYQLWSYSQVHESNAQLTDFSPKRAADGKVYIVPAGGVQEGLCGKAVLLWPAAPKCTQHP; from the exons ATGAGCggcccaccgccgccgccgccgcctccccctcCGCCCGGGCCTTCCGGGGCGAAGCTGCTCAAGGCGGCGCTGGAGCAGGCGCGCCCCGGGGAGCAGGACGGCCTGCGGGCGCTGCTGAGGCGCAGGCGGGCCAG ATGTGGTCTGGTGGCCCTTTGGATGGCAGGTGCTCTGCTCCACCTGCCTGAGGCTATTTCTTTGGAAAAGATTGTGCAGGTGGCCTTGGAGAAGGGATATACGGCCCAAGGGGAGATGTTCTCAG CTGCCAACATGGCCAAACTTGCTACGGAGGTGTTCCCTTGCCGAGTGGAGTTGCTCTCTGGAGGTCTGGAGGGACAGAACCACGACAGGATCCTTCAGCATCTTGgtgccagcctgcctgtgctTATACC CTATGATGAGGATTCTAACCATGAGCCCTGTTTCCGGAGTGGCCACAAGGCTCACTGGGCTGTTGTCTCAG GGGCTCTCCTTGGGTTGAAGAGCCACCTCCAGCTTCCAACCTGCCAGGAAGATGAGGAGATCCCAGGACTCTTTCATGCCAGTCCTCGATTCTCAGACCTCCCCCTTAATGCTGTGGTTGAGACTTACCTGCTCTCCAAACAAGGCAAGAGCTGCCGCTATCAACTCTGGAGCTACAGCCAAGTGCATGAGAGCAATGCCCAGCTGACAGACTTCAGCCCCAAACGGGCAGCTGATGGCAAGGTCTACATTGTGCCAGCAGGGGGGGTGCAGGAGGGGCTGTGCGGCAAGGCAGTGCTGCTGTGGCCAGCTGCCCCCAAGTGTACACAGCACCCGTGA
- the SNRPA gene encoding U1 small nuclear ribonucleoprotein A — MAVPESRPNHTIYINNLNEKIKKDELKKSLYAIFSQFGQILDILVSRSLKMRGQAFVIFKEISSATNALRSMQGFPFYDKPMRIQYAKSDSDIIAKMKGTFVERDRKREKRKPKGQEAPAVKKQIPGAAAPVAPAVQGAVPGMPPMNQAPRMMHHVPGQPPYMPPPGMIPPPGMAPGSLPPGAMPPQQMLPGQMAPAQPLSENPPNHILFLTNLPEETNELMLSMLFNQFPGFKEVRLVPGRHDIAFVEFDNEVQAGAARDALQGFKITQNNAMKISFAKK; from the exons ATGGCTGTCCCAGAGTCCCGGCCCAACCACACGATCTACATTAACAACCTCAATGAGAAGATCAAGAAGGATG AGCTGAAGAAGTCCCTCTATGCCATCTTCTCGCAATTTGGCCAGATCCTCGACATCCTCGTGTCCCGCAGCCTGAAGATGCGGGGCCAGGCCTTCGTTATCTTCAAGGAGATCAGCAGTGCCACCAATGCCTTGCGCTCCATGCAGGGCTTCCCCTTCTATGACAAGCCCATG AGGATCCAGTATGCCAAGTCTGACTCGGACATCATTGCCAAGATGAAGGGCACCTTTGTGGAGCGGGACCGCAAGCGGGAGAAGCGGAAGCCCAAGGGCCAGGAGGCGCCTGCAGTCAAAAAGCAAATCCCAGGGGCAGCAGCACCCGTGGCCCCAGCTGTCCAAGGGGCCGTCCCT GGAATGCCACCCATGAACCAGGCACCGCGCATGATGCACCACGTGCCAGGCCAGCCTCCATACATGCCTCCTCCGGGAATGATCCCACCGCCTGGTATGGCACCTGGGTCCCTCCCTCCTGGGGCCATGCCACCTCAGCAGATGTTGCCTGGGCAGATGGCTCCAGCACAGCCG CTGTCGGAGAACCCGCCCAATCACATCTTGTTCCTCACCAACCTCCCTGAGGAGACGAACGAGCTGATGCTGTCCATGCTCTTCAATCA aTTCCCAGGCTTCAAGGAGGTGCGCTTGGTGCCAGGCCGCCACGACATTGCCTTTGTAGAGTTCGACAACGAGGTGCAGGCTGGAGCGGCCCGTGATGCCCTTCAGGGGTTCAAGATCACGCAGAACAATGCCATGAAGATCTCCTTTGCCAAGAAGTGA